GAAGACCCCCATCGTTATTCCCAGAGCGAGCCTTTTTCTACCGTAGAGTATCAGATACCGCTGGAGGAAGTTCAGAATGATGAACGTCAAAAGCCCCACGGCCCAGGTATAGACGAGCCGCAAAGGCTGATCTATGAATATGAAGAGATAAACCGGCGTTACGATGCCCCCTGCGGAGAGGCCCGTGATCCACCAGAAAAGCGTACTGATCACTACTCCTATCGAAAATATGGCCGGGTTCATTCGATCACCTCCAGATTGCTCAACCACTGTACCAGACCTCTTATATTGCCAAATCCGAAAACTATATCGTCCTTTTGCAGAAACTCCTCTATCGACTCGCAGTCTTTAACCTTCCTGTAACTGAGACCTTTGAACTTGTGCACAGGAATCGAACCCCTGATCATCAGATTGTCGAACTTTCTGGTGAAGGGCTCGAAAACCAGTGCCCTGTCGGGTCGATCGTCTCTGGAGTTGAAGAACCCCACTACTCTTCTGCCGGGGAAGTCCGCCAAGGTCTTCTCCAGAAGGTAGGTCGTGGAACGTATATCGTTGGCGGCGAAAGCATTCGCGAGAATCGCTCTGCCGTTACTGAGCTTCAGCCCGAGGTATCTGAACGTGCCAATGTCTGGCAGTACTCTCGCCATTCCTTCCATCGAAGCCTTTTCATTCAGCCCGAAAATCTCGATAACCCTCTCGATGAGCCGCAAATTGTCAGGATGCGGCGTGAAGGCCATTCCTTTGTCGGATATCGTTCCCTCTCCGACGCCGAGTAGCTGGCTTCCAACTTTTTCACAATGAGTTCTCATAATTTTCAGGGCACCATCGCCGAGATCGCCGACGAGGCACTTTTTGTTACCCGGCACGGAAAGCGAGAGTACCCCGGCTGTTGCTTCTTCGCTCGCCCCGATCTCTTCTATGTGGTCGGGATAAGCGTTTGTGATCACTGTGAGATCGGCGTCAAGTATCTTTCCACTGGTCAGTTGCATCTCGGGCCTGATCGCCATGCACTCTACGACGAGTGCATCGCATTTCAATCTTCCGGCCTGCTTAAGCGCCCTGTATTGCTCCTGTATATTTGCAGGACCTCTTCTCTTTATTTCACGATGACTGCCATCGGGCATTATCCAGAGTGGTACCGTACCGGTTGTCTTGGCCAGCACACGGTAACCGTTCCCTGACAACGCACCGTGGATCAGCCTGACAGTCTCGCTCTTTCCCCTGGTACCGTTGACCTGGACAACGATCTTCAGTCTCTTCCTCCGTCGTCTGAGGACCAGCTTCTCGACGACGAGAACCGTCAGCAATGAGAGGAACGCGACGAACGAAAGAATCAGGTTACTCATTTTTCACCGCCAGTTTGCCCGCGATAAGCGACAGGATCATTAATGCCAGGAAAAGCAGCGCCAGGGGTAGCGAGTAGCTATCGATATAATAAACACCGCTCTTTCCGGGTTCCGGGAGCGGCACAGGGTCGATCGGTATTCCATTTTTTAGGGCCAGATCGCGGATGTTGAGCAGGTGAATGAAGGGCACTCCGCGAGAGGCGTATTCAAAAATCAGACCCCTATCCTCGCCTGAGGGGATATTCTTGAGGGAAGTTATTAGCCCGTTCTCGAGACTGAGGGCCGCGGGACTCTCTCCGAAGTTCGGACTGGCGCCTCCGACGTTCACGAAGACTTTAGGAAGACCTCCTGCGTGTTCGGAGTAGATCTTAAACCTCGCGTCTATACTTTTCTGAAGCGTGTCTTCGTGTATGAAAGTCTTTCCGCTTGATAGAGCGATTTCCGTCATTTTCTCGACCGCCCCCGGGAAGAACATACCCCGGGCGTTGTCGTTGTTGCCGCCAAGAGAAACGGCTATTAGACTGTCACGCAGAAGACCTTTCTCAACGAGCCTTTGTAGCATCCTGATGAATGTGAAATCCGGATGAGTCGCCCCGTGCTCCGAGGCTCCGATCGAGTAGATCAGGAGAGGCTCCAGATTCATCACTTCACAGGCGCAGAGGGTAGCCAGCACCAGCGAAGGGAAAGAACCGCTCGCACCTATGGCCACCGGGTCTCCCTTCCTCAAACCCAGCTCCTTGAAGTACTTGACGAGCAGCGCGGCGAAATCCGGATTCGTCGATGTCCTCTTGGCCTGGAGATTTCCAAGCGTCGTAGTGAGCACGGTGAACTCGGGACCTATGAGTCCCGTGCCGTTGGGATCGAGAAGCGGGTCTATCTCTATACCGAGCGAAAGTCTATATGAAGAGATCTCTCGAGTGGCCTCCATCATCAAGCTGGCGGCCGCTAGCTGGGTGCTTATGAAAGGTGTCTCGCTTCTTTTCGCTGAAGAGGTGAGAAGAAAGAAGGAAATCAATCCTATTACGACTCCGACAGAGAGCCATTTCAAAGAAACTCCTGTCTTGTTCAATCCGGAAAGACTCACGAAAGAATGACTTTTCAAGATAACTCCCCTTTTAATTCAACTTACAGTCAGGACTCTTATTATCGCTATAAGCACTCCGGCGATTCCTTCGCCCCCAAGAAGACCCGAGGAAATCACGAGGCCTTTATCCTTCGACGACGGTCTGAACTTTCCGACCAGCAGGTTCAGCAGTCCGCCCAGAAAAGCCGCCGACGATATCTCCATCGGCAGGTATAGTCCGATCCCCAGAGTCATTCCGGGCAGCTTCAACAGGTAGATGATTATGCCCATCATAAGGCCGAAGAAGAAGGCCGTAGGATCCGGCAAACCGCCGACCATAGTAGATACGGCGAAAGCCTGGGGGGCGGGCAATTCCGTCCCCGGGCCGAAGGCGCCGTATGCTCTGAACATTATGAAAAGCACGACGACTGAAACGACGGCGCCGACTATACCTCCCACAGTTTCGGCGACGATCTGTGCCTTTGGGTCCGTTTTCAAAAGGTGCCCGGACTTGAAATCGTTCAATACGTCTCCGGCCAGCCCACAGGCCACCGCAACGACGCCGGCGATCATGAACGATTCAATGGTACCGGGTGTCGCCACGATTTTCACGGCCAGGAGGACGATGATACCGAAGATCTCCATCGGGTTTATTCCTGACTGGCCGGTTATAGAAGCTGCCATCGCCGTTGTCAGCCATACTCCGATGATGGTGAGCAACGCCGGGATCAGAGTCATCTCACTCAGCGTTGTCAGAAAAACCGCAACTGCGGCGAAGACAATGGGAATCCAGCCGGAAAGGGGGTTTTTCGCGTTTTTTTCCGGTCTGAAGATCGGACCGTAAATCTCTCTCGCTTTCGGCGCGATGCCCTTTAGCAGTATCCCTATACCCGTCCCAACCATCAGACCGATACCGAGACTGTCCTTGAAAGCTCTGGCCGCAGCGATATCTGCAAACCAGCCCAGTCCGACACCGACCGGTATTATAAAGAAGTAACTGAGAGCGGCGCCGAGAAACCATACGCCCGTGAAGAGCGGACCGATTATATAGCCAATCCCAACTGCCATCGGAGATATCCAGACGCCGAAAAAGATATTTCTCGCGTAAAGCCAGGCCGAGGACCAGGCTCCTGGAATCCAGCCAAACCAGTCTCTTATGGCGACGAAAATCGCCGCCACTCCCATGGTAGAGAAAAGGTATCTGGCTTTGCTGCCGCCTTCGTCGCCGGCGACGATCGTCTCGTATGAGGCGATTCCCATTGGAAATGGGAGTCTCTCCCTTTCTACGAAGTACTTTCTTATGAGTCCAGTGAAAATAACGCCGAGAACCGTTCCAGAGAGCGTCAAGACGAGGAGTGAAAGAAAACTCATACTGGCGTTCGCGTCGAGAATCCATATCCCCGGAACCGTGAAGGCCAGTCCACCGGCTACCATCGAACCTGCAGACATAGCCGTGTGCGTGACGTTTACCTCGTTGAGGTTCGTATTGCCCAGGGCTTTCAGTATCGCCAGAGACATAACGGCGACGAAAATCGTGGGCCATGGAAGGGCTCCCATCCGCAGGGCCACATACATAGAGCTGGTGGTTATCACGACCGAGCCGATGGCTCCGATTACGAGACTCCTGAGAGTCAGCTGTCTGTTGCCATCTTTCTCCAGAGAAACGTTCCCGCTCAAAGCAGTCTGCCTCCGTCCGTATCCTTATAATGACCAATTATACATTACCTCCGGAAAAGCTTCCCGGAGAATGAAGGTGACACATCTTCTCGCAACGAACCGGAAATATCTCCTTTCAAGTATTGCCGACGGATATCTCTACCCTTCGAGTGTCCTATCGACAAAAGCCAGTTCGTTTTTCTTAATCTCTTTGAGCGCTTTCTCCCAGAGAGGAACGGCCTTTAGTGCGTAGCATTCGGCCTTCAGCACTCCTCCCCTTATCATTTCGTCTTTCGTAAGAAGCTCTGCGATCCTGTCGTACCTCTGAACGTACCCCTTGAAGTCGTGGGTGAGGTAACTGGCGGAGTACTCCGATCCTTTGCCGGTTACGATGGTGTACGAAACCTCCCCGTTGAAAAGGTATGGCGGTTTCACTAGCTCCTCGACCCCGTGCATCAGTGTGTTCGGCCTCAATCCACATCCAATGAAAATCACGACTCCATCTTTCTCGACAAGCTTTCTGAAGGGCGATCTCTCACCCACCGGGGTCCTGTCCTTTGCGTGTTCGACCATTACGACTTGCGCGAGTGGACCGAAGGCACAGACCGAGTGGGTAGGATGCACGCTTCTGATTACCCCTTCACTTTTTCTGAAGGCTTCGGGAATAACTCCGACGTTGGAAGGTGTTCTCTCCAGATCGAAGAGAGGTCTTTCCGGCGTTACGCGCTCATAAGAAAGGGCGGGCATCATCACCGTGATCCCTCTTTCCGCGAGTCTCGCTACGGCCTCAACGACTGCCGAGGGGCCCCCATGAACACGGCCCATGGCTGAAAGCGACGAGTGAATCATCGCCACTTTCGCACCGTCGATGAGTCCAGCGATGGCCCGTTCTATTTCTCGTATCTCTTCGAACAACTACACTACCTCCCCACTTTCAACGTGAAAAAGGACTTAAAAATCGGCCTTGATTCGACGACTTCACGTGCACTACGTTACCAATGCCATGAATATTTGACTTCGGCAGCGTCTCTTCCGCCAGGAGAGAGGGGATATTCGAAGAGAAGCGTTTCCGCGTTTCGATCGAAAGAGGGCTTCGGGCCGAACATATGATTCCACGTGTTCACGTACACAACCGGTCTCTGCTCTAGGAAGAGAATCTCATCGGCTGTTATGTATGCCGAGCCGTGAAGATCTCGCGTATCTTCGAAGCGGTGATCGCCAGCAGAAACGCCGGGAAACTCTATGCCCTGGAGGGAACCATCGGCGTTCAGGCAGAGATAAAAGGTCTCGATATCGAAAATACGGCCGTATCTGAAAAACCTGTAAATATCGTACGGGATATCCGCCAGCCAGCACGGGTGATCTTCGTCTTTGAACACAACGGTCACCGAAATCTTCGAGGCGTCGACCGATTCTTCACAAAAAACCTCCACGATCCCATTCTGACTATCGAACGAAGGTTGAGAGAAGATTGGCAAAGGTGTCTGCAAAGCCGCTATAGATACAGTTGCCAAAAACATAATCAGCACCGAATTGAGAAATTTCATGACACTCTCCCCCTGTACACGAAATTAGTTTTAAACATCAATCTACTCACTCACCACTACCAGTTCTTTCATGGATCTATTCTATCTTTTTGAAGCGTCAACTGCTATCTTTTATCTCTCCGGCCAAACCTTTCGCGGCAGACGTATAAAGTGTGGTTGGAGGCTCGAAGAAGAACTCCGCATCGGACTCCTTTCCACAAAAAAACCGGTGTGAATAAAATGGTACGCTGCTGTTGAAAATCGAAGCGATCCCGGGGAACCTGCTGCCTGACACTTTCAATATCGAAATTCTCTTGGTTTGTTAAATCGCAAAAAGAAAGTTGAGCTATAATATGGTTTTGATAACCGGCTTTTCTGACTGATTTTTTGCGAACTAGTGTTTCCAGGCAAGAGGCTTCTCGATAGTCCCGATCTATTCGTCAGCGATTGAAGAAGTATTTTGAAATCTAATGATTTTATGATATGATTTATACGCATGAGTAAATAGCAGAAAAGAGGTGACAGTTATGCGGACCCGATTAATAGTGGTTTTTTCTATTTTATTGCTCTTCTTGACAACGAGCGTCCTTGCTTACACTCTCGAGGATGCGCAATCGGTGGCGGATAGAGCTAACTCGACGGTTGAGACGCTGATCGCCAGCGCGGAAAAAACTGCGGAAGTCCTCACAGAAAATTATAAGAAGCTCGCCGAGACGTTCAAAGATAGCGAGTATTCGTTGTCTCTTCTGGAGGAAAATTACAACAGAACAATCTACATTCTCGGTACCGGTCTGGCTGAAACGGCCTTTAAAATCAGCTCGGCAGCCATTGACAAGATCGCGACGATGGGATATAAGGCCGTATGCTATTATATTCCCATCACCCTTGGAAACCAGGTTTTCCTGATCGATCCCATAATAATCATCGACGACTGATTTCAATAGTTTCAACCCATACAGGCCGCGAAGTAATCGTGGCCTTTTTATTTGAAGCGCATTGGGGTACCCATATCTGTGCTAAACTCTATATTGATGATACGAATATCCGGAAAGTAATATCGATTTCATTGTTATCGGGGGGATTATGACGGATTTTATCGTTAGAAAGTCCGGAGAAGCAATCGAGAGAGTTGTCCAAAAAAGCGGTTCGCTTTCCCTTCTCGGTCAGGGAGATGGCGTGGAAATACTTATACAGGAGATTAAAGAAGGTTCTTTAAGCTATCTCGAACCGTACGGAGAGGAACTTCTCGAATTTTACTACATTCTCGAAGGAGAAATTTACTGCCATTGCGAATATGGTGAGATGATCCTGAAACCGGGAGATTACTTCTATGCCCATAACCTGAAAGCACCCGTCGAAATAAAGCCGCAAACCGACGCTAAGCTCATATATGTGTCTTCGAGAGCCCTTTTTAAGCACATAAGCCATAACATATCCGTGTTCAAGGAGATACTCAAAAAAGTCGAAAAGAAGGACGCATACACGCATGGCCACGGAAAGAGGGTCAGAGATGTCTCTCACGCGATAGGAAAGAAACTCGGCCTCGATTCCAGAAAGCTGGAAAGGCTGGCGATGGGCGCACTTTTCCACGATATAGGCAAAATAGATATACCCGATGAAATACTCAAAAAGCCAGCCAGATTGAACTCCGAAGAGTTCGAACTCATAAAGAAGCATCCGATATATGGCTATAAGATGGTATTGAACACACCGCTTGAAGACACGTCTGACATCATACTCCATCACCATGAGAGAGTCGATGGATCGGGATATCCCGATGGTATTCCGGGAGAACTGATGACGATCGAATCGAAAATAATCGCCGTTGCCGATTCTTTCGATGCGATGACTTCGATCAGACCGTACAGGGAGGCCATGACCGACGAGGATGCCCTTCGGGAGATCAAATCGCTCTCTGGCACACTTTACGACCCGATAGTTGTCCAGGCACTGGAAGAGTGCCTTCGCGAAGGCCTTATCTAGCATCGTCTTGCCCACACACAACAGGATAAAAAAACAAGGGGCCGATTATCCGGCCCCTTTTTTGTATCTATTTTTTAGAGCTTTGCGGCGAACTCTTTGCCGAACCGCTCGCAGTCTTTGAGGTTAATCTCATCAGGATACCAGAGCTTCTTGAGGCCCTCCTGAATCACTTCGAAACCCGCATCTTTGACGAACGCGCTGAGAACATCTACCGACTCGCCGCTCCAGCCGTAAGTTCCGAAAACGGCCGCTTTCTTTTTCTTGAAGGCCAGGCCCTTTATCTCGTGCAACATTCCCGAGAGCGGGGCGAGGATCCCTTTGTTTACCGTGGGAGAGCCGAAAAGTACGGCCTTCGCCCTGAAGATTTCGGTCACTATGTCGTTTTTATCGCTCTTTCCCGCGTTGAAAAGCTTTATTGTCACGGTTCCGTCTGTCTGGTGGATGCCCTTCGCGATCGCTTCGGCCATCTTTTTCGTACCGTCCCACATCGTATCGTAAACGATGGTCACCTGGTTCTCCTGATAATCTCCGGCCCACTCGAGATACTTCTTGACGATCTGGGCCGGATCCTTTCTCCATATCACTCCGTGGCTGGGACAGATCATCTTAAGAGGCAGCTTGAAAGCGAGTACCTCTTCTATCTTACGTGTAACGAGCTTGCTGAAAGGAGTGAGTATGTTGGCGTAGTATTTTATCGCTTCCTGGTAAAGCTCGGCCTGATCGACCAGATCGTTGTAGAGAAGCTCGGTCGCGTAATGCTGGCCGAAGGCGTCGTTACTGAAGAGAATCTCCTCGCCGTCGAGGTACTCGAACATCGAATCGGGCCAGTGCAGCATTGGGGCTTCAACGAATGTGAGCGTCTTTTTTCCGAGTTTGAGAATATCTCCGGTCTTAACGGTCACGAAGTTCCAGTTTTCGTGGAACTGCCCCTTGAGGGACTTGACTGCGTTGGCCGTACAGTAAATCGGCGTATCTGGTATTTCGCGCATCAGGGCGGGTAAACCTCCACTGTGGTCTATCTCTCCGTGGTTGGCGATTATGTAATCGATCTTCGAGAGATCGATCTCCTTCTTCAGTTTTTCTACGAATTCTTCTCCGAAGGGCGACCATACCGTATCGATGAGGGCAACCTTCTCGTCCCGCACGAGATAGGAGTTGTAACTGGAACCCCTGTGTGTCGAATAATCCTCGCCGTGGAACTTCTTCAATTCCCAGTCAACCTTTCCAACCCAGGTTACGCTTTCGCTTATTTTCACTCCCATAACAACACCTCCCGTGTATTTCGATTTAATTCTACCTTATTTGACGGGATTCAGCGGTAACATTTGTTACACTCTTTTCCTGTTTTTCGGATTCAAAGAAAAAGATGCACCGAAAGCGGAAAGGTGAGGATTTCAATACCTTTGGCGGATATTTTCAGTCAATGTTTCCAGTGCGCCTTTGGTCTATTCCGTACATGGGCCACATTCCCGCGGGGGCCCCATCGGTTTTAAGAGAGACTAGCTGGCTCCAGGTACCGATATCCACGAGCGTGGCGGTGAAGTACAGCGTACCATCGTCCGTCATGAGGGGGGAGCCGGCGCTGTTGCGCCCCATGCTGGAGAGTTTTGACACTCCTCCGTCGCGATCTACAACGTACAGTCTTGAATCGTCCCAGCCCAATAGATAAGCCAGGCCTTCGGACGACAGGACCGGGGTGGAAAAGATCGTGGTGCCGAGAGAGACCGTCCACTTTATCGATCCGGCCGGAGAGATGGCGTACAAAGTCCCCTCGTTGGTGCAGAGATAGACAGTCCCGTCCAGTCCTACAACCGGGCTGGAGGCTATGGCGCTGTCTCCACCGGGTTTTGCCGGAGCCAGTCTTAGAGTCCAGTCGAGCGTCCCCTCCAGGGTGTCCAGGCAATAGAGATATCCGTCGTGGCAGGCGACATATACGTTTCCCTCCCCGTCCAAAGCTGGACTGGAGTAGAAACCAACCGACGGAGCCTCAGTCTCGAAAACCCATAAGGGCTGCCCGTCTTTGATCGCAAAAAAACTGTGAGTTTCACTGCCACCTGTTACCAGCGTGCCGAAGAAGGCCGTTCCGTCTCCCCCTATCGCAGGCTTGGACCAGATCTCTTCACCCGTATCGTAATGCCAGAGTTCCACTCCCTCAGGCGATACGCAATACATGGTGCCACCGGTTGTTCCGAAATAAAGATTACCCTCGCCGTCGATCGAAGCGTCGCGAACGGTGTGGTTTCCAGAAGGCTGTGACGGAAAGGACCACAACAGAAACCCTTCGGGGGAGATCTTGAGCAGCCGGCCGCCGGTTGTTCCGATATAAATGTTTCCGTATTCGTCGATAGAGGGATTGCTGCTGAACCATTCTCCCGATCC
This portion of the Mesotoga infera genome encodes:
- a CDS encoding outer membrane protein assembly factor BamB family protein; the protein is MRRLLFLSFIVLLILSGCVPIFSPWSWTSRVRGSFQFSSPAMSGEGIVYAATQEDLYAFTHTGKSASIYGLGSGEWFSSNPSIDEYGNIYIGTTGGRLLKISPEGFLLWSFPSQPSGNHTVRDASIDGEGNLYFGTTGGTMYCVSPEGVELWHYDTGEEIWSKPAIGGDGTAFFGTLVTGGSETHSFFAIKDGQPLWVFETEAPSVGFYSSPALDGEGNVYVACHDGYLYCLDTLEGTLDWTLRLAPAKPGGDSAIASSPVVGLDGTVYLCTNEGTLYAISPAGSIKWTVSLGTTIFSTPVLSSEGLAYLLGWDDSRLYVVDRDGGVSKLSSMGRNSAGSPLMTDDGTLYFTATLVDIGTWSQLVSLKTDGAPAGMWPMYGIDQRRTGNID
- a CDS encoding anaerobic nitric oxide reductase flavorubredoxin, translated to MGVKISESVTWVGKVDWELKKFHGEDYSTHRGSSYNSYLVRDEKVALIDTVWSPFGEEFVEKLKKEIDLSKIDYIIANHGEIDHSGGLPALMREIPDTPIYCTANAVKSLKGQFHENWNFVTVKTGDILKLGKKTLTFVEAPMLHWPDSMFEYLDGEEILFSNDAFGQHYATELLYNDLVDQAELYQEAIKYYANILTPFSKLVTRKIEEVLAFKLPLKMICPSHGVIWRKDPAQIVKKYLEWAGDYQENQVTIVYDTMWDGTKKMAEAIAKGIHQTDGTVTIKLFNAGKSDKNDIVTEIFRAKAVLFGSPTVNKGILAPLSGMLHEIKGLAFKKKKAAVFGTYGWSGESVDVLSAFVKDAGFEVIQEGLKKLWYPDEINLKDCERFGKEFAAKL
- a CDS encoding OPT/YSL family transporter translates to MSGNVSLEKDGNRQLTLRSLVIGAIGSVVITTSSMYVALRMGALPWPTIFVAVMSLAILKALGNTNLNEVNVTHTAMSAGSMVAGGLAFTVPGIWILDANASMSFLSLLVLTLSGTVLGVIFTGLIRKYFVERERLPFPMGIASYETIVAGDEGGSKARYLFSTMGVAAIFVAIRDWFGWIPGAWSSAWLYARNIFFGVWISPMAVGIGYIIGPLFTGVWFLGAALSYFFIIPVGVGLGWFADIAAARAFKDSLGIGLMVGTGIGILLKGIAPKAREIYGPIFRPEKNAKNPLSGWIPIVFAAVAVFLTTLSEMTLIPALLTIIGVWLTTAMAASITGQSGINPMEIFGIIVLLAVKIVATPGTIESFMIAGVVAVACGLAGDVLNDFKSGHLLKTDPKAQIVAETVGGIVGAVVSVVVLFIMFRAYGAFGPGTELPAPQAFAVSTMVGGLPDPTAFFFGLMMGIIIYLLKLPGMTLGIGLYLPMEISSAAFLGGLLNLLVGKFRPSSKDKGLVISSGLLGGEGIAGVLIAIIRVLTVS
- a CDS encoding AAC(3) family N-acetyltransferase translates to MFEEIREIERAIAGLIDGAKVAMIHSSLSAMGRVHGGPSAVVEAVARLAERGITVMMPALSYERVTPERPLFDLERTPSNVGVIPEAFRKSEGVIRSVHPTHSVCAFGPLAQVVMVEHAKDRTPVGERSPFRKLVEKDGVVIFIGCGLRPNTLMHGVEELVKPPYLFNGEVSYTIVTGKGSEYSASYLTHDFKGYVQRYDRIAELLTKDEMIRGGVLKAECYALKAVPLWEKALKEIKKNELAFVDRTLEG
- the pgsB gene encoding poly-gamma-glutamate synthase PgsB codes for the protein MSNLILSFVAFLSLLTVLVVEKLVLRRRRKRLKIVVQVNGTRGKSETVRLIHGALSGNGYRVLAKTTGTVPLWIMPDGSHREIKRRGPANIQEQYRALKQAGRLKCDALVVECMAIRPEMQLTSGKILDADLTVITNAYPDHIEEIGASEEATAGVLSLSVPGNKKCLVGDLGDGALKIMRTHCEKVGSQLLGVGEGTISDKGMAFTPHPDNLRLIERVIEIFGLNEKASMEGMARVLPDIGTFRYLGLKLSNGRAILANAFAANDIRSTTYLLEKTLADFPGRRVVGFFNSRDDRPDRALVFEPFTRKFDNLMIRGSIPVHKFKGLSYRKVKDCESIEEFLQKDDIVFGFGNIRGLVQWLSNLEVIE
- a CDS encoding poly-gamma-glutamate biosynthesis protein PgsC/CapC; translation: MNPAIFSIGVVISTLFWWITGLSAGGIVTPVYLFIFIDQPLRLVYTWAVGLLTFIILNFLQRYLILYGRKRLALGITMGVFVKLALDTLLVPNLPLELFSTVIGTVVPGLIANDFYRQGVVKTSLSLAFVTLLVWVLNISLKGLSLL
- the pgsW gene encoding poly-gamma-glutamate system protein, producing MKSHSFVSLSGLNKTGVSLKWLSVGVVIGLISFFLLTSSAKRSETPFISTQLAAASLMMEATREISSYRLSLGIEIDPLLDPNGTGLIGPEFTVLTTTLGNLQAKRTSTNPDFAALLVKYFKELGLRKGDPVAIGASGSFPSLVLATLCACEVMNLEPLLIYSIGASEHGATHPDFTFIRMLQRLVEKGLLRDSLIAVSLGGNNDNARGMFFPGAVEKMTEIALSSGKTFIHEDTLQKSIDARFKIYSEHAGGLPKVFVNVGGASPNFGESPAALSLENGLITSLKNIPSGEDRGLIFEYASRGVPFIHLLNIRDLALKNGIPIDPVPLPEPGKSGVYYIDSYSLPLALLFLALMILSLIAGKLAVKNE
- a CDS encoding HD-GYP domain-containing protein gives rise to the protein MTDFIVRKSGEAIERVVQKSGSLSLLGQGDGVEILIQEIKEGSLSYLEPYGEELLEFYYILEGEIYCHCEYGEMILKPGDYFYAHNLKAPVEIKPQTDAKLIYVSSRALFKHISHNISVFKEILKKVEKKDAYTHGHGKRVRDVSHAIGKKLGLDSRKLERLAMGALFHDIGKIDIPDEILKKPARLNSEEFELIKKHPIYGYKMVLNTPLEDTSDIILHHHERVDGSGYPDGIPGELMTIESKIIAVADSFDAMTSIRPYREAMTDEDALREIKSLSGTLYDPIVVQALEECLREGLI